The nucleotide window aaaaatgttaaaataatgcgTGTCATGCAGgtcattttattgttaatgatGAATATAACTttgatatattgttacgaagacggatTAACCTAAATGTTTTCTCGATTTTAGAAACAATTTAGAGAAGTTTACAGTCAGCTAGAAGATAGGCAGTCTCCTCTACGCCACGTACGCCGACGATGCTAAGACGACGGCGTACGtaaggtttcttttcatttcatatcaattaaaaacttcTACTGAAgacttggctgtatgggcaTAGTTCCCTTTGCCCACCCGCAATGGctgaagaaaacaaataaaaaaactctgcttatattatttcactgttggcgtttaaaaaaaatattgggaGTTTAGTTGTTTGTttattgcacaaaatgagtaatttcgacgatattttatttgaattaaaaccaCCCGAACtcaatttaagtaattgatcaaaatgcttcggagaacattTTACCGGAAATGTAAAAGTCGTACAACGAATTTATTGCGTGgagagaagaaaaaaaaagcataatgtagttttattaaattgcttaattttttcgcaactgtattaaaaatagttgttcAGTACACGTAcggaaccgtcattgcaacttgttccgacTGTCTAATTTGTCGGAACTCTTtgcaatgaaatatactattgtgTTCCATATTTCTACACTTTTTCACCGActattcaatcaatcaaatcaaaatttatttattcagtttagatgcgacttaaggcatgcttatgaatgtcaaaaacgtttacaaaattcgcgaaagcgcaaaactacgccatccgttcgcaagactaccaggaggtcttgttctgagaagaacgggcaaaaaactcagcaagttttatcctccctttacatacaataattcaaaagaaaatgtcataaaccacaacgtcatttaagttacataagtaaaaataagataaaatctgttctgtgatttaccacattcaccattacattacattcctatacatatattactaGACGACCAGAGAAACGATATTTATTTCTCGTTGGAAGAATATAACAAAGTTAATATACTCACGGCGTTTATTTTTCCCCAACCGGTCAAAAGACATTGCGTTCCAACGGATACCTGGTGGTTGACCAACCCAATTGGTTGAACATTGTTGTTGTATTGGATGCTGCCGTCGACTTCTATGACGCCTACGTCATTCTTCGCTGTGGTCTTTGAAAATTTCTCATGAGGCACCAATTTCTTAACCTTGTAACGCTGGCCACCTGATTTGATCTGGTGACTGCCAACTACTAAAGACACCACTTCGGGACGGAACCTATAAGTTATTATTGGAAATTATAAGGATATCATCATTAAAGTTCgtcgtttcactttaaaagataacataaacacattttaaattattaaagtagaTGATAATGAAAACGGTTTGACGTCATCTGCCAAACCACGACTCAGTGTGAGCAAGCAAGGAggagaatttatatattatagctttTCTATACAAtggaatgaataaattaaaaaaaatctgtagcGTTACAAccatttttaggtcttggcctcagatttttgaatctgtttcatgatcatatttaaatctaataggcaagtaggtgatcagtctccagtgcctgacacatgtcgtcgactttttgggtctaagacatgtcggtttcctcacgatgttttccttcacctttcgagcatattatgttaaatgcgcacatagaaagtccattggtacacagccggagatcgaacctacgacctcaggtatgagagtcacacgctgaagccactaggccaacactgctctgttACAATGGAATGAAAAGGAATGAAAAAATTTACTCACCCAACAATGCAATGCGCGGCAGTTAAGACGTACTGTTGGTTTATAATAGACCCCCCGCAATTATGCATATCTTCATTTCGTTTTTTAACACGAATGGAAACTTGGTATTTAGCCATGCCTGGAGAGGCATCTTGGCCACCTATTATTCGGCTGTCTCCATCTACAGCTTCCGAAACGCTCACTTCGCCTGTGAACATTCTTCATTTTATTGGACATTGTTCCGCGCGCTTCGTTGTCTGAGTTGCAATTATTTTGTTgaggaattattttaaagctatGATATCTTCTGAGCAAATTAAAAGATGCAACGAAAATTTGTTTGCAAAATTAATGTGATAATAATAGCTACTATTGACGAGACAGCGCTAAGGATGACTGTTGGACAAAACCCACAAAATATTGCGTATAAAaagagataaaattaaatgaagtttATCTTACCAAAGATTCCTGGAGACAAAAGAAGTAATATCCCAAAATgaagaaacatttttactgCAGTCATAGGATTCCTCGATGTAACATTTCTTATCTTCAGCGGCAT belongs to Pieris rapae chromosome 2, ilPieRapa1.1, whole genome shotgun sequence and includes:
- the LOC123689792 gene encoding chymotrypsin-2-like; the encoded protein is MPLKIRNVTSRNPMTAVKMFLHFGILLLLSPGIFGEVSVSEAVDGDSRIIGGQDASPGMAKYQVSIRVKKRNEDMHNCGGSIINQQYVLTAAHCIVGFRPEVVSLVVGSHQIKSGGQRYKVKKLVPHEKFSKTTAKNDVGVIEVDGSIQYNNNVQPIGLVNHQVSVGTQCLLTGWGKINAEKNIFPNNLQMLFFNTISNNECTKKLSRTPSKKFMPIDNGQICGRRPNHKGTCQGDSGGPLVIKNGNNFVQIGIVSWGIPCGYNYPDVFSSVFGNYNWIQSKIK